One genomic segment of Pseudomonas sp. RU47 includes these proteins:
- a CDS encoding tetratricopeptide repeat protein — protein sequence MRVVAFFVFAVMASVVNANCSYGVDLNGGGVCDSYSVSPLEDDGTVSRITIDIGGSDKSVSGDFELGDGGLSVGYLPGEFSLLLDFYTRNTDLTQYSFRWSSAQKDWVLYKKSTWVEPSRDEKYTLGGEKAPIDELFPQQFNVQRVVCCTLFSQFSESGPNFGFLSDEAKLVEIRKDFKYIADNLHQGEKGQLFFGVDGGGNKVRRNIPQEFVYELTLIISDDNVGPLNDYAYYLSRNQNNVLAALLLKEIHKKFPERVVATLNLADAYWDIGMKSDACTLYKEYIAKMTKNGKGGRIPQSAKSRGNCK from the coding sequence ATGAGGGTGGTAGCTTTTTTTGTGTTCGCGGTTATGGCGTCAGTGGTCAATGCGAACTGTAGTTACGGGGTTGATTTAAACGGGGGTGGAGTCTGCGATTCGTATAGTGTTAGCCCGCTCGAGGATGACGGTACAGTTTCGCGAATCACTATCGATATAGGCGGGAGCGACAAGTCAGTTTCGGGGGATTTTGAACTTGGAGATGGTGGGCTGTCAGTAGGTTATCTCCCAGGCGAATTCTCGTTGTTGCTGGATTTTTATACTCGTAATACTGATCTTACGCAGTATAGTTTTAGATGGAGCTCTGCGCAGAAAGATTGGGTGCTCTATAAAAAATCTACATGGGTTGAACCTAGTAGGGATGAGAAATATACCTTGGGTGGTGAAAAGGCTCCGATTGATGAATTATTTCCGCAGCAATTTAATGTCCAGCGTGTAGTATGTTGTACTCTGTTTTCTCAGTTTTCCGAGAGCGGGCCTAACTTTGGCTTTTTGAGTGATGAAGCCAAGCTTGTAGAAATCAGAAAAGACTTTAAATATATAGCTGATAATCTCCATCAGGGTGAAAAAGGACAATTGTTTTTTGGAGTTGATGGTGGCGGGAATAAAGTAAGAAGGAATATTCCCCAAGAATTTGTGTATGAGCTTACTTTGATCATCTCCGATGATAATGTCGGGCCTTTGAATGATTATGCCTATTATTTATCTCGTAACCAGAATAACGTCTTAGCTGCTTTGCTTTTGAAGGAGATACATAAAAAATTCCCGGAGAGAGTCGTTGCGACGTTGAATTTAGCAGATGCCTATTGGGATATAGGAATGAAGTCCGACGCATGTACGCTTTACAAAGAATACATCGCTAAAATGACAAAGAACGGAAAAGGTGGACGTATTCCACAGTCGGCGAAATCTCGAGGAAACTGCAAATGA
- a CDS encoding lysozyme inhibitor LprI family protein: MKRFVFTLLAVLLPFSAAYAQDDCSHVTSSLEMVPCSEAAKKAADVQLNVSYKQLMTRLESDYRTDPALGAEYAAKVKESQRAWLKLRDANCPLEAFEIETGMPAHVFAVNSCIARMSRERSAYLDKIVPALASDKSASTAPTSDACPSEEFAPFLTAFSANSESQRRLTAMTVKSLVLKPVAGKERSTFEPSTSGVSGTTFTYPLMAAITPGKTPGVEIEEVDDSHVNVVDKRAGNSNVKIFNFSRQACWVLEGIEDWSISEKDLVATDNPGMSRAENFCYQRAEALGGLGFLEQYPLTVELIEASLENFVCAAESGDAQASLSAASLSLSQMASQLETPKVEALFKAASKIPSGALAYATFLCSGNSTDYNGTCLHPEQAKEQVIRAISMGSADAMNYLASTFEGGEFGTKDMSRALACYQMAADKGNQLGIFNVGRLGSSGAAPIKASHCI, encoded by the coding sequence GTGAAACGTTTTGTTTTTACCCTGCTGGCCGTGCTACTGCCATTTTCAGCGGCCTATGCGCAGGATGACTGCAGCCATGTCACCTCAAGCCTGGAAATGGTGCCCTGTTCGGAGGCGGCGAAGAAGGCTGCCGATGTGCAGTTGAATGTCAGCTACAAGCAGTTGATGACGCGGCTTGAATCTGACTATCGAACAGATCCGGCGTTGGGCGCGGAGTACGCAGCGAAGGTCAAAGAGTCGCAACGTGCGTGGTTGAAATTGCGCGATGCGAACTGCCCGTTGGAGGCGTTCGAGATCGAGACGGGGATGCCGGCGCATGTGTTCGCCGTTAACTCGTGCATCGCTAGAATGAGTCGCGAGCGCTCGGCGTATCTGGACAAGATTGTCCCTGCGCTTGCATCCGATAAGAGCGCTTCGACGGCTCCCACCAGCGACGCTTGCCCCTCGGAGGAGTTCGCGCCTTTCCTGACTGCGTTTTCCGCCAACAGCGAATCACAACGCCGTCTCACTGCAATGACGGTCAAGTCGCTGGTGTTGAAGCCGGTGGCGGGAAAGGAACGTAGTACCTTTGAGCCTTCGACCTCGGGTGTCAGTGGAACAACGTTCACCTATCCGCTGATGGCCGCCATCACACCCGGCAAGACACCTGGAGTCGAGATCGAAGAGGTCGATGACAGTCACGTCAACGTTGTGGATAAACGGGCGGGTAACAGCAATGTGAAAATCTTCAACTTCTCTCGTCAGGCGTGCTGGGTGCTTGAGGGGATTGAGGATTGGTCGATCAGTGAGAAGGATCTTGTCGCAACAGATAACCCGGGAATGAGCCGCGCCGAGAACTTCTGTTATCAACGTGCCGAAGCGTTAGGTGGGCTTGGGTTTCTTGAGCAATACCCGCTGACGGTGGAGTTGATTGAAGCGTCCCTGGAAAATTTTGTCTGTGCTGCAGAGTCGGGTGACGCACAGGCGAGCCTGTCGGCGGCAAGCCTAAGCCTTTCGCAAATGGCGTCTCAGTTGGAAACCCCTAAGGTTGAGGCGCTGTTCAAAGCGGCCTCGAAAATACCGAGTGGCGCGTTGGCCTATGCCACGTTTCTTTGTTCAGGAAACTCGACCGACTATAACGGCACTTGCCTCCATCCCGAGCAGGCAAAAGAGCAGGTTATTCGTGCTATTTCCATGGGCTCCGCTGATGCGATGAATTATCTGGCCTCGACCTTTGAAGGTGGCGAGTTTGGAACGAAGGATATGTCCCGGGCGTTAGCCTGTTATCAGATGGCGGCTGACAAAGGTAATCAGTTGGGCATCTTCAACGTGGGACGATTGGGATCGTCAGGCGCAGCACCGATCAAGGCCAGTCACTGCATCTGA
- a CDS encoding TIGR01777 family oxidoreductase yields MPAPSNSLRPALVLWLYAAAVVHILAGLTLTWAGHSGLLDGYLQVLELAFWGADPVPVAGHEQQVWWLALFGATLQSYSLYMLALVHIGNRSKAPMVWGWLIAGILLWAPQDMWLSAQQQVWSHLWLDGFALLVLLPPLFWLYRYDRRKSPSVKALSQSNPFADGAYKRVLITGGTGFIGEALVNQLLDSGHSVSVLTRDPLSAANLFNGRVRCVHSLNELSHDEAFDVVINLAGAPVAGPRWTPKRQAQLLASRVGTTEALMTWLKNTKHKPTLWIQASAIGFYGVRDASENLDEHANKGDGFMAELCARWEAAAQPATEFGVRQVVVRLGVVFGPGGALTPLLLPFRLGFGGRMGDGQQIMSWVHRDDVLQVIARAFNDDTMRGTYNMVAPETVSQAAFAAHAGKVLKRPVWFNIPAAPVRALAGEMAELFFDGQRVVPQRLTEAGYTFRFPTLDAALRDLT; encoded by the coding sequence ATGCCAGCCCCCTCGAACTCCCTTCGCCCCGCGTTAGTGCTCTGGCTATACGCCGCCGCAGTCGTGCACATTCTCGCCGGTCTCACCCTGACCTGGGCCGGGCATTCCGGTTTACTCGACGGCTATCTTCAAGTTCTCGAACTCGCATTCTGGGGCGCAGACCCGGTGCCCGTCGCCGGCCACGAACAACAAGTCTGGTGGCTCGCGCTGTTCGGCGCGACGCTGCAAAGTTATTCGTTGTACATGCTTGCGCTGGTGCACATCGGCAATCGCTCGAAAGCGCCGATGGTGTGGGGATGGTTGATCGCCGGCATCCTGTTATGGGCGCCGCAGGACATGTGGCTTTCAGCGCAACAGCAGGTCTGGTCGCACCTGTGGCTCGACGGTTTTGCGTTGCTGGTGTTGTTGCCGCCGCTGTTCTGGTTGTATCGGTATGACCGCCGAAAATCCCCTTCAGTAAAGGCACTGAGCCAATCCAACCCGTTTGCCGATGGCGCCTACAAGCGAGTGCTGATCACCGGCGGCACCGGGTTTATCGGTGAAGCCTTGGTCAACCAACTGCTCGACTCAGGCCATTCGGTCAGCGTTCTAACGCGCGATCCATTGAGCGCGGCCAATCTATTCAACGGCCGCGTCCGCTGTGTGCATTCACTCAACGAACTCAGCCACGACGAAGCCTTCGACGTAGTGATCAATCTCGCCGGCGCCCCCGTCGCCGGCCCACGCTGGACTCCCAAACGTCAGGCGCAATTGCTCGCCAGTCGAGTCGGCACCACCGAAGCGCTGATGACCTGGCTGAAGAACACCAAGCACAAACCCACCCTATGGATTCAAGCCTCGGCCATCGGCTTCTACGGCGTGCGCGACGCCAGCGAAAACCTCGACGAACACGCCAACAAGGGCGACGGTTTCATGGCCGAACTCTGCGCGCGTTGGGAAGCCGCCGCGCAACCGGCCACCGAGTTTGGCGTGCGTCAGGTGGTGGTGCGCCTCGGCGTGGTGTTCGGCCCGGGCGGTGCGCTGACGCCGTTGCTGCTGCCGTTTCGTCTGGGCTTCGGCGGGCGCATGGGTGACGGTCAGCAGATCATGAGCTGGGTGCACCGCGACGATGTGCTTCAGGTGATCGCGCGGGCTTTCAACGACGACACTATGCGTGGCACCTACAACATGGTCGCGCCCGAAACGGTCAGTCAGGCCGCGTTCGCCGCCCATGCCGGCAAAGTCCTCAAGCGCCCGGTGTGGTTCAACATTCCCGCCGCGCCAGTACGTGCATTGGCCGGGGAGATGGCGGAGTTGTTCTTCGACGGTCAGCGCGTGGTGCCGCAGCGTTTGACCGAGGCTGGCTACACATTCCGCTTTCCAACCCTCGACGCCGCTCTGCGCGATCTGACCTGA
- a CDS encoding alpha/beta hydrolase, with amino-acid sequence MSKPLMYLLAGNGSAADWWDDALPHFQRYDVVPLELPGFGANPQPPCEDLADYAQTLLAMTQQGSAIMAVGVNALLVLHALQRRPGHFSRSVLLAPVGAFLWQRRLPALMSPLPIRKTIHWLLANKPTLFARKFSNQTWTPAQYQRMGAGYARCRAFVPHWDLIRADTALPLLEWITDPVELVWGDQDAVLGIEQAAAWSAILARADLTISLKPGWGHYPWIDSPAQFAHWLESGERGFVAHTKGGRLRLAELARQAVPAALTLNDCSDPRLPAFLAAQPDVTWAVRSSSYGEDQADSANAGLSTTYLREPTANVPKRIAELTAEGVEEVVVQRFITPVVSGIAFVRHLSVELEWVEGHLESLADGHVSPSRATLSRLGDAWRSGTFTPSHGLTEDLLWRFLQDVLRVFHYVPGDVEWAWDGSQLWLLQYRPISDYGWRRHLTAANIAEILPPQPSVLVEYAQRRAAASIPAIMARWDARVLQDNEPFTAVFGGASYINNDLFLARLADWGISAANYAGEVGGATPHLPWHPLKMLRSLPLFLRMQRKARGHLLNLENGLQRFDRELAELVAQAADGQQLADWFTRFYVFVVQGNLCIATALASSGGDKLGRPPTAYDNLENSPHRLPWETDPATPRSASSDLPLQPFPQWPALIRLAHSSGLPGLRGYYLQVREWYRDNLMRIFFRLHHAMPLADREHWFAPHPDVRTRDGSFWQDGREGAEQATGFMIYPGQVQGVLGADILLEDTLDPGRHAHYQAARAVIARMGGRLSHGSTLLRELRKPSAVMPQVDPAWVGCEVLYRDGELELMNSKDTK; translated from the coding sequence ATGAGCAAGCCGTTGATGTACCTGCTGGCCGGCAACGGTAGCGCTGCCGATTGGTGGGACGACGCGCTGCCACACTTCCAGCGCTACGACGTGGTGCCGCTGGAGTTGCCGGGCTTCGGCGCGAATCCGCAGCCGCCTTGCGAGGATCTGGCGGACTACGCGCAGACCTTGCTGGCGATGACGCAGCAGGGCAGCGCGATCATGGCGGTCGGGGTCAATGCGTTGCTGGTGTTGCATGCGTTGCAACGTCGGCCCGGGCACTTTTCGCGCAGTGTTCTGTTGGCGCCGGTTGGGGCATTTTTGTGGCAGCGTCGCTTGCCGGCATTGATGTCGCCGCTGCCAATCCGCAAGACCATTCACTGGCTGCTGGCGAACAAACCGACGCTGTTCGCGCGTAAGTTTTCCAACCAGACCTGGACGCCCGCACAGTACCAGCGCATGGGCGCCGGTTATGCGCGTTGCCGGGCGTTTGTGCCGCATTGGGACTTGATCCGCGCTGATACTGCGTTGCCTCTGCTGGAGTGGATCACCGATCCGGTCGAGCTGGTCTGGGGCGATCAGGACGCCGTGCTCGGCATCGAGCAAGCGGCAGCGTGGTCGGCGATTCTCGCCCGCGCCGATCTGACCATCAGCCTCAAACCCGGTTGGGGTCATTACCCGTGGATCGACTCGCCCGCGCAGTTCGCGCACTGGCTGGAGTCGGGCGAGCGCGGGTTTGTCGCGCACACCAAGGGCGGTCGTTTGCGCTTGGCCGAACTGGCGCGGCAAGCGGTGCCGGCGGCGTTGACGCTCAACGATTGCAGCGATCCGCGTCTGCCGGCATTTCTCGCCGCCCAACCTGATGTGACCTGGGCGGTGCGCTCCTCCAGTTATGGCGAAGATCAGGCCGATTCGGCGAATGCCGGATTGAGCACAACCTATCTGCGCGAGCCGACCGCCAACGTGCCGAAACGCATCGCCGAACTGACGGCCGAAGGCGTCGAGGAAGTGGTGGTGCAGCGCTTCATCACCCCGGTAGTGTCCGGGATCGCTTTCGTGCGCCATCTCTCGGTAGAACTGGAGTGGGTTGAAGGCCATCTAGAATCGCTCGCCGACGGTCACGTCAGCCCCTCACGGGCAACGCTTTCGCGGCTCGGCGATGCCTGGCGCAGCGGCACGTTCACGCCGTCCCACGGTTTGACCGAAGACCTGCTCTGGCGCTTTCTGCAAGACGTGTTGCGCGTGTTCCACTACGTGCCCGGCGATGTCGAGTGGGCCTGGGATGGCTCGCAACTTTGGCTGCTGCAATACCGGCCGATCAGCGACTACGGCTGGCGCCGCCACCTGACTGCCGCCAATATTGCCGAGATCCTGCCGCCGCAACCGAGCGTACTGGTGGAGTACGCCCAGCGCCGCGCAGCCGCGAGTATCCCGGCGATCATGGCGCGTTGGGATGCGCGGGTGTTGCAGGACAACGAGCCGTTCACCGCCGTGTTCGGCGGCGCGTCCTATATCAACAATGATCTGTTTCTTGCCCGGCTGGCCGACTGGGGCATCAGCGCCGCGAACTACGCCGGTGAAGTCGGCGGCGCGACGCCGCATCTGCCGTGGCATCCGCTGAAGATGCTGCGTTCGTTGCCGCTGTTTTTGCGTATGCAACGCAAGGCTCGCGGCCATTTGCTGAATCTTGAAAACGGCTTGCAGCGCTTCGATCGGGAACTGGCCGAACTCGTCGCCCAAGCTGCCGATGGCCAACAACTCGCGGACTGGTTCACCCGGTTTTACGTGTTCGTGGTGCAAGGCAATCTGTGTATCGCCACAGCGTTGGCCAGCAGTGGCGGCGACAAGTTGGGCCGTCCGCCGACCGCTTACGACAATCTAGAAAACAGTCCACATCGATTGCCGTGGGAAACCGATCCTGCTACGCCTCGGTCCGCGTCGAGCGATCTGCCGCTGCAGCCATTCCCGCAATGGCCAGCTCTGATCCGCCTCGCCCATTCGAGCGGCCTGCCGGGCCTGCGCGGCTACTACCTGCAAGTGCGCGAGTGGTACCGCGACAACCTCATGCGCATCTTCTTCCGCCTGCACCACGCCATGCCGTTGGCGGATCGCGAACATTGGTTTGCACCGCACCCCGATGTGCGCACCCGTGACGGCAGCTTCTGGCAGGACGGTCGCGAAGGTGCCGAGCAGGCGACCGGGTTTATGATTTATCCGGGGCAGGTGCAAGGCGTCCTCGGCGCCGACATCCTGCTCGAAGACACCCTCGATCCGGGGCGGCATGCCCACTATCAAGCGGCGCGGGCGGTGATTGCCCGGATGGGTGGGCGGTTGTCGCATGGCTCGACTCTGTTGCGCGAATTGCGCAAGCCGTCGGCGGTGATGCCGCAGGTGGATCCGGCGTGGGTGGGGTGTGAGGTGTTGTATCGGGATGGTGAGTTGGAACTGATGAATTCGAAGGATACGAAGTGA
- a CDS encoding XAC2610-related protein, whose amino-acid sequence MQFKTLAVSLLGLMWTIPALAETTTFSPTKGVDATLVLEGAKLNIAVKGETHSESRTIDFEAVNELHVQFDDFNFDGAQDFAIWQLDDGMGTYYYYRVFVYQAKTGTFEELQPDCGDGFVNLGVDKKRKALLSTYWEMNISKQCITRFTKRKT is encoded by the coding sequence ATGCAATTCAAAACTCTAGCGGTATCGCTGCTCGGCCTGATGTGGACGATCCCGGCGTTGGCCGAAACCACCACGTTCAGCCCAACCAAAGGCGTCGACGCGACGCTGGTTCTCGAAGGCGCCAAGCTGAACATCGCGGTTAAAGGCGAAACGCACAGCGAGTCTCGGACAATCGATTTTGAAGCCGTAAACGAACTCCATGTGCAGTTCGATGATTTCAATTTCGACGGCGCCCAAGATTTCGCGATCTGGCAGCTGGATGACGGCATGGGCACTTACTACTACTACCGGGTATTCGTTTACCAAGCCAAAACCGGCACGTTCGAAGAGTTGCAACCGGACTGCGGCGATGGCTTTGTTAACCTGGGCGTCGACAAAAAGCGTAAAGCGTTGCTCAGCACCTACTGGGAAATGAACATATCCAAGCAATGCATCACCCGATTCACCAAACGCAAAACCTGA
- a CDS encoding DUF6124 family protein, whose translation MFKVTPNPPDNTGTPAEESLNTATLDKEAADRAFAHYFPPTNDKPSKRRKGRLFTISTGIDPEALLANASEDMLSISAIAAKLADDVDGSNRSVALALSRIADGAQLMVERALDHLEELIAARQEAKT comes from the coding sequence ATGTTCAAAGTGACGCCCAACCCGCCAGACAACACTGGCACCCCCGCCGAAGAATCCCTCAACACTGCAACGCTCGACAAAGAAGCCGCCGACCGTGCCTTCGCCCATTACTTCCCACCTACCAACGACAAACCATCCAAACGCCGTAAAGGCAGACTCTTCACCATCTCAACCGGCATTGATCCGGAAGCCCTCTTGGCCAATGCCTCCGAAGACATGCTGTCCATCAGCGCCATCGCCGCCAAACTAGCGGACGATGTCGATGGATCGAACCGCTCCGTAGCGTTGGCCCTTAGCCGAATTGCAGATGGCGCACAGCTTATGGTCGAGCGTGCGCTGGATCATCTGGAAGAATTGATAGCGGCGAGGCAAGAAGCAAAAACGTAA